In Helicobacter kayseriensis, the genomic stretch TGAAAATGTTCCTTTTTTGGCGGAGTCTTTGCTCAATATTCTTTCTCCAAATTTTACAACCCCTATCCCTTCGATTTGTCTTCAGTCTTTTGAGATAGAAGAAAGAGATGATGCTCCCTATGTTTTCCTTCCTAAAGGGACTCAGGTGTTTGCCAAACATAGAGGGGGGCAATGCCAGTTTAAGACACTTTATGATGTACATCTCTATCCTCTGCAGATTGCGGATGTCACATTGCACAATTCTGGCAATCAGCAAGCCCTTTCTTTGCTGATTACCTCTAAAAATCCCAACTTGATGATTTCGGATTTGAAGCTATCAACTCTGCATTTCTTCTTGGGTAATGATATTCATACTTCTACGACTTTGCTGATGTGGATTTTTTCTTATTTGGATGCTATTGTTCTTCAAAGTCCAACAACTCAACAAGAATACAAGATCCCCATCTCTTCTATTTTTCAGCTTGGTTTAAAAGAGCAGGAGGGGATGTTTTTTGGTCGTAATAAGGGGATTGAGGCTTTTGGATTGCTTCAGGAGTTTTTGATACTTCCTGATAAATTTAATTTTTTTGGATTGACGGATTTGGGCGTTACGGAGCATTTAAACGAATCAAGCTTTATTCTTAAATTTATTTTTTCTTACCCCTTGCCATCGATTTGTATGCCCAAAGTGCATCATTTTCAATTAGGCATTTCTCCTATTGTCAATACCTTTATGATGAGTGCAGAGCCTATTACCAATGATGGGAAAAAGGATGCCTATCGTATTTTTATCGATCGACACCATCCAGAAAATTATGAGATCTTAGAGATTGTCAAAGTGGCTGCTCACAATGTGTATTCCGGAAGAAGGATTTTGAAAAATTATAAAAATTTTGAGCGGTTTGATTTTTTTGAAAAAAATGGCGATATGAAAGATTTCTATAATCTTCAAACGCGCTATGACCACAATCAAATCAGTTACAAAGAGATTTCTTTTTTTAATCACGGAGAAGAGTTTGTTGGGCCAGAAACGGTGAGTATTGATGCTTGTGTGTGCAATGCAGATATTCCAAAATCTCTCCAGATTTCTCAAATCTCAGAGATACAAGATTTTGGCTTTGTCAAAACAAGCAATATCATGACCCCAACGCCGATGCAAAGATGCGAGGTTGATGGAGATTTGATGTGGAAGCTTGTCGGGTTTTTGACGATCAATATCGAAGGGATTATGAATAAAAAATCTTTTCTTGCACTTTTGCAGGTCTATAACTTTTATTCGACTGATCAGATCAAAATCAAGGATCGAACGCTTGATATTCAAAAGATTGCAAATCGCCTTATAGATATCAAATCACAAATCACTTACCGCATCACAAATGGTGCTTCAAGGCGAGGGGTTTTGTGTATTATGCAGTTTGATTTGGAAGACTTTTATTGTGTGGGTGAGATTTATCGTTTGGGGTTGATGTTTTCGCATTTTTTGAATTATTTTGCGCCACTAAATTCTTTTTGTGAGCTTCAAGTAGAGTGCTTTGAGAAGGGGCTGTTGAAATATCAAATTAAATATGATTCTTATAATCGGAATTAGACAAGATGGAGTTGCAGAATCACTCATTTTTTCCTTGCATTCAAGAGTTATTGAAGAAATATCAAAGAGAAAAAATCTTTTTGCGCACAAATAGCAAGATAGGATTCCCTAATCGTGAAATAGAAAGGGTGGTGGAGTATGAAGATCGATGTGAGGTGTTTGTCAATTTTTTGGGATTACAGGGTTCAAGCTCTGATTTGCCTAGTTATATTCTTGATTTGCTTGTCAAAAATGATGATGGAAGCGAGGGGTGGAGCTTGTATTTTGATTTTTTCAATCATCATATTTTGTGGCTTTTTTATGATGTGGTCACTCAGAAAAACTATGCCAAGGCAATCCGACAAGATTTCCAAGATCGTATCTCAAAAATCCTTTTCTCACTGCTTGGCTTTAGGGGTGAGCTTGAGTTGGCAAGGACTTATTTGCGATTTGCTCCATTGATCATTAATAGCGTGCGATCCAAAAAATACATTGAGAGCATTTTGCAAGAGGCATTTGGTTTGCAGGGTCGCTTGAAAATCATTGAAAACATTCCTCACAAAACCCCCATTTCCCTCAATCAGCGAAATAAATTGGGCAAGGCAAATTCTCAGTTGGGCGTGAATTTTATGCTTGGAAAAACTTCCTTGACGCATCAAACCAAAATTGGAATCTTGATTGAAGATTTGCAGTATCAAGAAGCTCTAGAGTTTTTTCCTGTGGGGAGAAATTATCAAATCCTAAAAGAGATCATCGAGTTTTTGACCAAAAATGAGTTTGCAATCGACTTATATCTCAAAATCAAATTCAGCCATCAAATGACTTTTAGGCTAGGGGGTGGAGTGAGGCTAGGGTGGGGGAGCACTTTGGGAGAAAAGAGGGAAGATAGTCTGATTACATTTTTATTGCACG encodes the following:
- the tssF gene encoding type VI secretion system baseplate subunit TssF; the protein is MNQKTILYFRKELERLKLARDEFVSQYPKLAPFLALDSQDPDTEKLIDSLAILTAKIRQEMDENVPFLAESLLNILSPNFTTPIPSICLQSFEIEERDDAPYVFLPKGTQVFAKHRGGQCQFKTLYDVHLYPLQIADVTLHNSGNQQALSLLITSKNPNLMISDLKLSTLHFFLGNDIHTSTTLLMWIFSYLDAIVLQSPTTQQEYKIPISSIFQLGLKEQEGMFFGRNKGIEAFGLLQEFLILPDKFNFFGLTDLGVTEHLNESSFILKFIFSYPLPSICMPKVHHFQLGISPIVNTFMMSAEPITNDGKKDAYRIFIDRHHPENYEILEIVKVAAHNVYSGRRILKNYKNFERFDFFEKNGDMKDFYNLQTRYDHNQISYKEISFFNHGEEFVGPETVSIDACVCNADIPKSLQISQISEIQDFGFVKTSNIMTPTPMQRCEVDGDLMWKLVGFLTINIEGIMNKKSFLALLQVYNFYSTDQIKIKDRTLDIQKIANRLIDIKSQITYRITNGASRRGVLCIMQFDLEDFYCVGEIYRLGLMFSHFLNYFAPLNSFCELQVECFEKGLLKYQIKYDSYNRN
- the tssG gene encoding type VI secretion system baseplate subunit TssG, which codes for MKKYQREKIFLRTNSKIGFPNREIERVVEYEDRCEVFVNFLGLQGSSSDLPSYILDLLVKNDDGSEGWSLYFDFFNHHILWLFYDVVTQKNYAKAIRQDFQDRISKILFSLLGFRGELELARTYLRFAPLIINSVRSKKYIESILQEAFGLQGRLKIIENIPHKTPISLNQRNKLGKANSQLGVNFMLGKTSLTHQTKIGILIEDLQYQEALEFFPVGRNYQILKEIIEFLTKNEFAIDLYLKIKFSHQMTFRLGGGVRLGWGSTLGEKREDSLITFLLHE